The following are encoded in a window of Rhizobium sp. 11515TR genomic DNA:
- a CDS encoding O-acetyl-ADP-ribose deacetylase produces MSALETIRSDLAPNSKTRFTVTLGDITTLKVDAIVNAANSSLLGGGGVDGAIHRTAGPDLLAECRTLNGCKTGQAKITGGYRLPAKHVIHTVGPVWNGGNHGEEELLADCYRNSLNLARQHDLNTIAFPAISTGVYRFPAEQAARIAIRTSLAESKDGAFDEIIFCCFGDEMAALYVRLLPQALSGA; encoded by the coding sequence ATGTCCGCACTTGAGACCATCCGTTCCGATCTCGCTCCGAATTCGAAGACCCGCTTCACCGTGACGCTTGGCGATATCACGACGCTCAAGGTCGATGCGATCGTCAATGCGGCCAATAGCAGCCTGCTCGGCGGCGGTGGCGTGGACGGGGCAATCCATCGCACCGCCGGGCCGGATCTCCTGGCGGAATGCCGGACGCTGAATGGTTGCAAGACCGGGCAGGCAAAGATAACGGGCGGATATCGCCTGCCGGCAAAACATGTAATCCATACGGTTGGCCCCGTCTGGAATGGCGGAAACCATGGCGAAGAAGAGCTGCTTGCCGACTGCTATCGCAACAGCCTCAACCTTGCCCGGCAACACGATCTGAATACCATCGCCTTTCCTGCCATTTCCACCGGCGTCTATCGCTTTCCCGCCGAGCAGGCGGCGAGGATCGCGATCCGCACTAGCCTTGCCGAAAGCAAGGATGGCGCCTTCGATGAGATCATCTTCTGCTGCTTCGGCGACGAGATGGCCGCACTCTACGTCCGATTGCTGCCGCAGGCGCTGTCCGGAGCCTGA